The Alphaproteobacteria bacterium genome contains a region encoding:
- a CDS encoding DMT family transporter: MTETLGVIIAIISSALGGTAAAVTRYLVTDADALTLAILRWGIGFIVVLPATLLLRARWPGRRDLPAIAGLGIMFFGLFFILYNVAVSLTTATRASLALSTLPLWTMLAGAVLRIEPLTPRKSLGVGIAILGVAGALASNLGDAPAGAWRGELIMTGAVLCMAFYNVFSRPFIARSSALGFLCVGMGCGAAALIVAGLATGRLAVLATFGAPQWTAAIYLGVAGGALAFILWVMALQRASPTRVANTMTVNPIAAGLLATQLVGEPITLNLIAGLIAVFMGIWIATTERVAGPAN; encoded by the coding sequence GTGACCGAAACCCTCGGCGTCATTATCGCGATCATTTCCAGCGCGCTCGGCGGTACCGCCGCGGCGGTGACGCGCTATCTCGTGACCGATGCCGATGCGCTGACGCTGGCGATCCTGCGCTGGGGCATCGGCTTCATCGTTGTGTTGCCCGCGACGCTGTTGCTCCGCGCGCGCTGGCCCGGCCGACGCGACCTTCCCGCCATCGCGGGGCTCGGCATCATGTTCTTTGGGCTGTTCTTCATCCTCTATAACGTCGCGGTCAGCCTCACGACCGCGACGCGCGCAAGCCTCGCGCTCTCGACGCTGCCGCTTTGGACCATGCTGGCCGGCGCGGTGTTGCGCATCGAGCCGCTCACGCCACGAAAGTCGCTCGGCGTCGGGATTGCAATCCTGGGCGTCGCGGGCGCGCTTGCATCAAACCTGGGCGATGCGCCGGCCGGCGCCTGGCGCGGCGAGCTGATCATGACGGGAGCCGTGCTCTGCATGGCGTTCTACAACGTGTTCTCGCGGCCGTTCATCGCGCGCTCCAGCGCACTAGGCTTCCTCTGCGTCGGCATGGGCTGCGGCGCGGCCGCGCTCATCGTCGCGGGACTCGCGACCGGACGGCTCGCGGTGCTGGCGACATTCGGCGCGCCGCAATGGACCGCCGCGATCTACCTCGGCGTCGCGGGTGGCGCGCTTGCCTTCATCCTCTGGGTGATGGCGCTGCAGCGCGCCTCGCCGACGCGCGTCGCCAACACCATGACGGTGAACCCGATCGCCGCCGGCCTGCTCGCCACCCAGCTCGTCGGCGAGCCGATCACACTGAACCTGATTGCCGGGCTGATCGCGGTGTTCATGGGCATCTGGATTGCGACCACCGAGCGTGTGGCCGGGCCGGCGAACTAG
- a CDS encoding (Fe-S)-binding protein: protein MLSACTKCGACFTACPITGATGIGEANPQEVVAGVLDIVRLGAGPREAETWAKSCTLSGECIKACDYGVNPRFLLAMARLAMTTKADARERRKGGVQNFRRMSEDVGILSHLQLTDEALERLGQRPTAKPPTESEELPDVVFYTGCNVLKTPHIALLCLDIMDALGTRYTVMGGPTHCCGVHQLRAGDAETSSRFAGNTIDKLARSRTGEVISWCPSCFVQFSEIMLPTFERATGEKPFDMTPFMRFLRGNLGALRPLLTRRVGMKIALHRHPGVAGVMDAAEEVLRAVPGIEIVPLDVPAVGLQSVNLSVLPAFKKELQLRELDAAAAAGVDALVAVYHSDHRELCAHERDWPFRIVNILEIVGASMGFAREDHYKNLKIKQDVDAILADAADLVGYHKLDTDTARRVVLNGMLGDQPLPLQGRR, encoded by the coding sequence ATGCTCAGCGCGTGTACCAAATGCGGCGCGTGTTTTACGGCATGCCCCATCACTGGCGCGACGGGGATTGGCGAAGCCAATCCCCAAGAGGTCGTCGCAGGCGTGCTCGACATCGTTCGCCTCGGCGCGGGGCCGCGGGAAGCCGAGACGTGGGCCAAGTCCTGCACGCTCAGCGGCGAGTGCATCAAGGCCTGCGATTATGGTGTGAACCCGCGCTTCCTGCTCGCGATGGCGCGGCTCGCGATGACCACGAAGGCCGACGCACGTGAGCGCCGCAAGGGCGGCGTGCAGAACTTCCGGCGGATGAGCGAGGACGTCGGCATCCTGTCGCATCTGCAGCTCACCGACGAGGCGCTCGAGCGCTTGGGACAGCGGCCGACCGCGAAACCGCCCACGGAGAGCGAAGAGCTGCCCGACGTCGTGTTCTACACCGGCTGCAACGTGCTCAAGACGCCGCACATCGCGCTCCTCTGCCTCGACATCATGGACGCACTCGGCACCCGTTACACCGTCATGGGCGGGCCGACCCATTGCTGCGGGGTGCACCAGCTGCGCGCCGGCGATGCCGAGACATCCTCGCGCTTTGCCGGCAACACGATCGACAAGCTCGCCCGCTCCAGGACCGGCGAGGTGATCTCGTGGTGCCCGAGCTGCTTCGTGCAGTTCAGCGAGATCATGCTGCCGACGTTTGAACGCGCGACCGGCGAAAAGCCTTTCGACATGACGCCGTTCATGCGCTTCCTGCGCGGCAATCTCGGCGCGCTGCGGCCGCTGCTGACGAGGCGTGTCGGGATGAAGATTGCGCTGCACCGGCATCCAGGTGTCGCCGGCGTGATGGATGCGGCCGAAGAAGTGTTGCGCGCCGTGCCGGGCATCGAGATCGTGCCGCTCGACGTGCCGGCTGTGGGCCTGCAGAGCGTCAACCTGAGCGTCTTGCCTGCCTTCAAGAAAGAGCTGCAACTCCGCGAGCTTGACGCCGCGGCCGCGGCGGGCGTCGACGCGCTGGTCGCGGTCTATCACTCCGATCATCGGGAGCTCTGCGCGCATGAGCGCGATTGGCCGTTCCGCATCGTCAATATTCTGGAGATCGTGGGCGCGAGCATGGGCTTCGCGCGGGAAGACCACTACAAGAACCTGAAGATCAAGCAGGACGTCGACGCGATCCTCGCCGATGCCGCCGACCTCGTCGGCTATCACAAGCTCGATACCGATACGGCGCGTCGCGTCGTCCTCAACGGCATGCTCGGCGATCAGCCGCTGCCGTTGCAGGGCCGGCGCTGA
- a CDS encoding tetratricopeptide repeat protein, with protein sequence MSTDDALTAAVRHHQAGELAEADYLYAQVLAAEPQHVYALQLRGALAHSAGRNEDAVELISRAITLDGKIPDSHYNLALALWALNRRPEAIRHWARAIALNPNFAPARLNLGNALREEGRFDDSIAQLRAAVQLQPQSPLAHNNLGLSLAKSGRDEQAMPHYARAIVLQPALIDAYLNLAMSHANRGEIGDAIGVVMRSIEVRETTANRELLARLVSGFLIDRDNEPLRRMLTRALTEGWGAPIQFSPTAIALIRHSPVRPLIDRAAQAWPARLPATELGRQELAALRDPLLQALMQSTVVHDPALEKFLAACRFALLEIAENAPPGEADDDLLDAACALARQCFINEHVYAADEKEEVRARELRERLATAIASDMAASPLWVTAIATYFPLHELAAADALLARSWPAPIAELLDQQIRAPQEEAELRETLPQLTPVENDVSQAVRSQYEANPYPRWITTGTPRRYPDLDTYLRELFPSAKFRPLGKRGSLDILIAGCGTGQHAILTTLEHEGARTLAIDLSRASLAYAAAKSRAIYLDIEYAQADIMRLRSLERRFDLIESVGVLHHLADPYAGWRVLLSLLRPGGFMRIALYSEVARWGVVAARKEIAEGGYGASAADIRRFRRELMQRDDSAAQNVMRMTDFYSTSECRDFLFHTQEHRMTLPAIKRFLAEQNLDFVSMEVVPVRARQYATHFPNDPTMTNLDNWDAFERDNPATFDAMYRFWVQAPAA encoded by the coding sequence ATGAGCACCGACGACGCGCTCACGGCGGCGGTCCGCCACCACCAGGCCGGAGAGCTTGCAGAGGCGGACTACCTCTATGCGCAGGTGCTCGCAGCCGAGCCGCAGCACGTCTATGCGCTGCAGCTGCGCGGCGCGCTCGCGCATTCGGCCGGACGCAATGAGGATGCGGTGGAGCTGATCTCCCGCGCCATCACGCTCGACGGCAAGATCCCGGATTCTCACTACAACCTCGCCCTCGCGCTGTGGGCGCTCAACCGCCGCCCCGAAGCGATCCGTCACTGGGCGCGCGCGATCGCGCTCAATCCGAATTTCGCGCCGGCGCGGCTCAATCTTGGCAATGCGTTGCGTGAGGAGGGCCGGTTCGACGATTCGATCGCGCAGCTGCGCGCTGCGGTGCAGCTCCAGCCGCAGTCGCCGCTCGCCCACAACAACCTCGGGCTCTCGCTCGCCAAGTCCGGGCGCGACGAGCAAGCGATGCCCCACTACGCGCGCGCGATCGTGCTGCAGCCGGCGCTCATCGACGCTTACCTCAATCTCGCGATGTCGCACGCGAACCGCGGCGAGATCGGCGACGCCATCGGCGTCGTCATGCGCAGCATCGAGGTCCGCGAAACCACCGCGAACAGGGAGCTGTTGGCGCGTCTGGTATCGGGGTTCCTGATCGACCGCGACAACGAGCCGCTGCGCCGCATGCTGACCCGCGCGCTCACGGAAGGTTGGGGCGCGCCGATTCAATTTTCGCCTACCGCGATTGCGCTGATCCGCCATAGTCCCGTGCGGCCGCTGATCGACCGCGCCGCGCAAGCCTGGCCGGCGCGGCTGCCCGCAACCGAGCTTGGGCGGCAAGAGCTTGCAGCGCTACGCGACCCGCTGCTGCAGGCGTTGATGCAAAGCACGGTGGTGCACGATCCCGCGCTCGAGAAGTTTCTCGCCGCCTGCCGTTTTGCGCTGCTCGAGATTGCCGAGAACGCGCCGCCCGGCGAAGCCGATGATGATCTGCTCGACGCGGCCTGCGCGCTGGCGCGCCAGTGCTTCATCAACGAGCATGTTTATGCGGCGGACGAGAAGGAGGAGGTTCGGGCACGGGAGTTGCGCGAGCGCCTCGCTACCGCGATTGCCTCTGATATGGCCGCGTCCCCGCTGTGGGTCACGGCCATCGCGACCTATTTTCCGCTGCACGAACTCGCGGCTGCGGACGCACTGCTCGCGCGCTCCTGGCCGGCGCCGATTGCCGAGTTGCTCGATCAGCAAATCCGCGCCCCGCAGGAGGAAGCGGAGCTGCGTGAAACCCTGCCGCAGCTCACGCCGGTCGAGAACGACGTCTCGCAGGCGGTACGGTCACAATATGAGGCGAACCCCTATCCGCGCTGGATCACGACCGGGACGCCGCGCAGATATCCCGATCTCGACACATATCTGCGCGAGCTGTTTCCATCCGCAAAATTCCGGCCGCTCGGCAAGCGCGGCAGTCTCGACATTCTGATCGCAGGCTGCGGCACCGGCCAGCATGCGATCCTGACCACGCTGGAGCATGAAGGTGCGCGCACGCTCGCGATCGATCTCAGCCGCGCGAGCCTCGCCTATGCGGCGGCAAAATCCCGCGCAATCTATCTCGACATCGAATATGCGCAGGCCGACATCATGCGGCTTCGCTCCCTCGAACGCCGCTTCGACCTGATCGAATCGGTCGGCGTGCTGCATCACCTGGCAGACCCCTACGCGGGATGGCGCGTGCTGCTCTCGCTGTTACGCCCCGGCGGATTCATGCGGATCGCGCTCTACAGCGAGGTCGCGCGCTGGGGCGTGGTCGCCGCCCGCAAGGAGATCGCGGAAGGAGGCTATGGGGCGAGCGCCGCCGACATCCGTCGGTTCCGCCGGGAGCTGATGCAGCGCGACGACAGCGCGGCGCAGAATGTCATGCGCATGACCGACTTCTACAGCACGAGCGAGTGCCGCGATTTCCTGTTTCATACGCAGGAGCACCGCATGACGCTTCCGGCGATCAAGCGGTTTCTCGCCGAGCAGAACCTCGATTTCGTCAGCATGGAAGTCGTCCCCGTGAGGGCACGCCAATACGCAACGCACTTCCCGAACGATCCCACGATGACCAACCTCGACAACTGGGATGCGTTCGAGCGCGACAATCCGGCGACGTTCGACGCGATGTACCGCTTCTGGGTGCAGGCGCCCGCGGCCTGA